A stretch of DNA from Coccidioides posadasii str. Silveira chromosome 1, complete sequence:
TTTCTTTTGGGGCCTTGGCTCCCCTGAAACTGATCAATTAACTTACGCAGCTGATTAAAACTGGCTTGAGTCGCTCGTCTCTCGACAAGCTACGAGCGGATTGCCGCCCGGGTGACTCCAGGAGAATCTGTTAGCTAACCGACTACGCACTTAGGTTGTTAGTTAGCTTTCGGATTAGTTATTTTGGCCCCTCTCTCGACCATCCCAGATGCAGGCTGGCGCCACCAACGGTCATCTGGAGGTCACTGGGCTGAGCGGGCTACGACAGAACCGGCTCATATGTGTGTACGTACCTCTTTGGTGCATACATGCTACGCACGtgaaccccccccccccccccaacacacacacacatacacacacatatatatacCAGTGTCAACGTCTTCGACATTGATAGACAGAGACGCTGACGCCTCTGtggtttctttttctcaGCGGTTCCGTATACAGCTTACTTATCCTGGCCGTGGCTGGCAGCATTGGAACCTGCACTCGGAGTATGCTTCGATGCTGTCTACAGTTGAGGCTGAGAAGTTCCAAATGGGATGAATGGTTGTTGTTTACTGTGGTTAGTTATTCTTGCCTTTGCTGGCATGCCCTCTAGGTGCAAGTGTGGCTCCTTCTCCCACTGGCACTGTAACTGGCAATCTCCACAGCCGGAAGATGCATGTCGAACCCCTTCCTGCCATCTTGAGCCTTTTTGGGGCGATTTCCAAATTGGTGATGTCGCCTCGCCTttctcctctcttcctcttctcctcttctcctcttctcctcttctcctcttctcctcATCCTTCTCTCCCCCCCACTCAGGTAGATCACCACACTGCATCTTCAAAGCGTTTGTATGCCTACTTGGTGGcattcttctccttttttgcTTCTTGGATTCATCACTATTAGCGTTACATTCTACGACACTCTCACTCTTGATTGTCAACAACTGTTGTCCACATGCTTTTCCTCTGGGTGAAGCTGGGTTTGACCCTGCTCCTAGCTAGGTTCACCGTAGCGTCTTTCAATATCTACGCCAAGTACGATCATAATGTTATTGCTGCAGCTCTTGGGGTTTCGTCTCAATGCCTGTCAGCATTGTAAGTGCTTATCTGCCCAACTATATTTCTTCGCGTGCTGTTTTAGAGTTGGGGGGGCTGACATACAGACCTCTCCAGGAATCAAACAGTGGAATGTGATCAGACGAATGCTGCTCGGGCAGCTCGGGGTATTGACAATGATTGTGTGTCATTCAGAGCCCCTTTTTGCTTAGCTAAATGTTGTTCAGTAATAACCCTTTACCTACCCAGTTTGGTATAGGGATAACCTCACGGCGCTCTGCACACAGGAGTGCTCGGCCTCTCTAGCTTCATGGCTGTCAACAGTGGAAAAGGAGTGCTCCAAAGACGAAGTAACTACAAATGGTATTCTTTTCGAACCAAAGGCATTTCCTCTGAAATACATTGCCGGCCATGACCTTGCCTGCCTCCGGGATGTGTAAGTGTCGATCTCCCACGCTCAGAGGAATAACGCGTGTTTCCACTGACGTACCTTAGTTCCGACACTTTTTGCATCCTGGAATCTCAGAAATGGGACGGTAGCGTTTATACCAAGTGAGCGCCCCTGGAAAATACTGTCAAAACGATAACAAGCCAACAACAGCTCAAGATGGGATATGGAAAGTTGCAACGAAGAAAACCCTCCAGCGTCCTGTGGCGAGCAAGTTGATCCCGGAAAAGAACAACCTATGTCCGTTACGAATGCGTATCCACGAGAGCAGGTGGGATCTTTTAATTCTTGTAAACTATAGCATCTCCTAAGGGTGACATAGTATTGCAGCGAGTGTTTCCTGTTGCTGTGGAGGCAGCGTCTTCTTTCGCCCACTCTTCCTCCCGGTAACTTTACCGATTATCTCATCGACCAGTTCAAGGTGTTGGAAGAGACATGCTCAACAGAATTACCGTTCTCAACGTCTGCTCAAACCCTTATCATTGGAGCTGCGACTCGCGCCCCTTCCTCTCCGACTCGCAGGAGTGTCATGAGGAAGTCCATGAATCCACATAGAGGGCCGCATTCTAGTACTGGTGAGTAAGCCTATAAGTGAACCCTTAGCACTTTTAACCTGAAGTGAAGCCGTGCCTCCGATGCCTACCCAGCCGGGTGCGATCGCATCTTGCGGTGCCTATCATAACGTAGTTCCTGGTGACACGGTTTGCCGGCCTGTGAGCTCTTTCCTTTTCAAATCCCAGCTAATGATATGGAGTAGTGCGTATCTATTGCGCGTCGATTGTAAGTTGTCCCGTTTCATGTCTCCCCAGAAGGTGGAGAAAATAAGTCCCTGTCTGGCGTCTGCACGATTGAATATTGAACATCGAGAAACCACCTAAAAAGATCATCCGATGAAGAGAGGAGCTCGAAATTTCCATTGCTTCTGGGGCTTCTATAGCCCTTAGGGAGTATGCCCCTAAAAGTAGAGGCAAAATTGATCTCGTTTGCTCAGGCTTTGGCCGACCTTTACTAGCAAACTTCAAGGACTCGTTTTGGACACAAGTGCTTTATAGCTTTGGCAACATTACTAACAAGGATCATAGTGGAATCGACTACAGTGAAGTATTGGACTACAACACGCAAGTAGGACTCCCTCTGCTATCAATACATCGCGTTCTGTTGTTTAATGCCTTACATTTGCAGATCGATTCTGAGTGTAACAATCTATGGGTCAACTACGCTATCTGTGTAGCACCCGTGACTACAGCACCGACAGAGCCCGAATGGAAAAGCCCATCTGAAGGATCGGGTGAAGGTGACCTTCCCCTAACGAGCAGACCTTGGTCGCCCCTTAGACCCCGGCCGACTAAGGTCACGGAGCCCCCAGAGCTCATCAGCAAAGATGGAAGGTGTAATCAAACTGTCAGCTGCGTAGGATCTGGCTTCGGTGACTGCTGTAGTACCAGTGGCTACTGCGGCTCAGGGCCGTTGTGGTGCGGTAGGTGATCATATAATACACTAATAAAAGGAATTTATGCATTGATACTTTGCTTTCAGGTCTCGGCAACTGCATCTCTGGGAGTTGCGACTCTAAACCCGGCCAAGTTAGCACTGATGGAAGCTGTGGGCCGCGTTTTCCGGGCAATAAAATTTGCGAAGGGTCAAAATTTGGCGATTGGTGAGTTGTGATTTGAAATCACATTGAGGCGTCTGTTTTTATGTGACTACTAACATTTTGCTGAAGTTGTTCTATTAGAGGCTACTGTGGTTCAACAGAATTGTACTGCGCAGCTGACAATTGCCACTTTGGGAATTGTGAGAAAAACGCCGGCGGAGACAACAAGGATGGTAAAGATGATAAGAAGGATTAGGATGAAGACCTAGATGACAAGTATGGTGACCACAGAAAGCATAAGAAACACCAGAAAGACGGTAAGCACTGACCAATTTGAGAATAGCAATGTTGAGGTGGGGTGTTAGGAGCAAGAAAACATCAGCATTCACAAGAAACGCACATGATACTGCATTAGTTAGTATTTACACTACCTGAGGTGACTATTGTTATAATGAAAACTATGGGGATCAGCCGTTGCAACAAGGCTTCTTGTGGCTGGATAATTCTCCCTGTTGTCACATCAAGATCAACTAGCATTGCTGGCCTGGCCTGCTGATATCGAGAGAATAATCAACAGCTGATTCCAAGCCATTCAAGAGAGCAGACTGTCATCTAGCATAGATGATTTTCTTGCAAAACATGAAGCGATGGGGACCGAAGAGGTGCGCCCGTCACTTTATTCGTTTTTATTTGTCTGTTTGATGGGTGCAGTCGACATAGCTTTCTCCAAGTTCGACGCCCAGAGTGCGGCACCAACGGTGTTCGTGTAAGCGAGTGCCAGGGAGGCAAAGGGAACTATCTCAAGGACAAACGCCGCAGCACCGAAACTATCCCCGAGATTAGCAAAAGTTTCCAATTTACCGCTTCGCTTGCTGGCACAATCTGGTAGTTTATTCTGTTCCTGCAAGACCTCCTCTATACCATGCAAAGGGAGAAAAGGAACAGAAAATTTCGACTCCATACCTCGTATATGCGGCACGATTCTCCTTCAGCCACCTTTCCTTCTCCTCCGAAGTCCACCCTTTCAGCTCAAAATACCTGACATGCGCCATGTTCCCCACCCTCTTCCCCTGCCCGACCAAGTACATCAAACTCCCCACCACTGGCACAAAGTTCAGCGGCAGATATAGTAGGGAACGCAACCACATAGTCACCACGCTCCCAACCCCACCACCCGTAAACCGCCTTCTCACCACCCGTCCCAGCCGCGCGATCGGATCGCCGACACCTCCCGAACTGTCGAGCTCCCGCCCTCGAGCCACGAGCGCGGTCTGCCCGCGCGATAGTAGTGTTGCGTCGAAGGTATCTAAAAGCGAATCGCGCAGGATGAAGGAGCGGGCCAAGAAGTTTGTTAAGGTGGAGCTTTCGGTGAGGACGAGGAGGGCGGCGGAGAAAGGGGCGAATGGACCGGAGGTGAAGGCCAAAAGGGCCGTTTGAGGGATGTAGGTGAAGAAGAACATGGATGTGGTTATGATgatggagagggagagagtcGGGGCGAGGGTGGAGAGGAATGGGCGCCAGATGCTTCGGTGCGTGAGGAAGTAGAAGATACCCTGGAGAGAAGGGCGTGTGTTAATAAGAGGTACCGTCGGAAGGGAAATGGGGGGTTTTTACTTGGAATGGGTAGGTGTATGCTCCTGAGCGGAGGCCGTCTTGAACAAGAGTGCGGATGGTTTTGATCTCGTCGAGGGCGAGGGATTTGATGCGGTCCATGATGGTGGGGTGGGATTGTGTGATTGACATTGTTGCTGGTGATTTGGTCTCAATGGCTGCTGGAATGGAAGGATGATTCACTGTCATTGAGGGGCCTTCACGACCGAATTGTCTGGTGGCATCGTGCGCATTCGAGATAAAACTATCCTGGGAACGAACACGCTCGGCTGGGGATGCGGGTGATGATGTCATGGTCTGTCCAGTGTCGCGTTGCTGCAACACGTGGAGATCGATGGAGTTACGTCATTGGCGCGGAACGAAGCTTCAAAAAGGCGGCTCAAATTGAGAATTACCAGCTCAAAGGAGGAAGAATTACTACATACACACGCGCTCTTGCTTTTGCGCTTTTGTTTATAGAGGGTTAGCAGCATGTCCAATATTTGATAATCCCGGGGTAGAACCCTCCCTAACATTTGAACCCC
This window harbors:
- a CDS encoding uncharacterized protein (EggNog:ENOG410PPG6~BUSCO:5231at33183), whose amino-acid sequence is MVVVYCARFTVASFNIYAKYDHNVIAAALGVSSQCLSALNQTVECDQTNAARAARGIDNDFWYRDNLTALCTQECSASLASWLSTVEKECSKDEVTTNGILFEPKAFPLKYIAGHDLACLRDVSDTFCILESQKWDGSVYTKWDMESCNEENPPASCGEQVDPGKEQPMSVTNAYPREQYCSECFLLLWRQRLLSPTLPPGNFTDYLIDQFKVLEETCSTELPFSTSAQTLIIGAATRAPSSPTRRSVMRKSMNPHRGPHSSTAVPPMPTQPGAIASCGAYHNVVPGDTCVSIARRFGIDYSEVLDYNTQIDSECNNLWVNYAICVAPVTTAPTEPEWKSPSEGSGEGDLPLTSRPWSPLRPRPTKVTEPPELISKDGRCNQTVSCVGSGFGDCCSTSGYCGSGPLWCGLGNCISGSCDSKPGQVSTDGSCGPRFPGNKICEGSKFGDCCSIRGYCGSTELYCAADNCHFGNCEKNAGGDNKDGKDDKKD
- a CDS encoding uncharacterized protein (SECRETED:SignalP(1-20)~EggNog:ENOG410PPG6~BUSCO:5231at33183), whose translation is MLFLWVKLGLTLLLARFTVASFNIYAKYDHNVIAAALGVSSQCLSALNQTVECDQTNAARAARGIDNDFWYRDNLTALCTQECSASLASWLSTVEKECSKDEVTTNGILFEPKAFPLKYIAGHDLACLRDVSDTFCILESQKWDGSVYTKWDMESCNEENPPASCGEQVDPGKEQPMSVTNAYPREQYCSECFLLLWRQRLLSPTLPPGNFTDYLIDQFKVLEETCSTELPFSTSAQTLIIGAATRAPSSPTRRSVMRKSMNPHRGPHSSTAVPPMPTQPGAIASCGAYHNVVPGDTCVSIARRFGIDYSEVLDYNTQIDSECNNLWVNYAICVAPVTTAPTEPEWKSPSEGSGEGDLPLTSRPWSPLRPRPTKVTEPPELISKDGRCNQTVSCVGSGFGDCCSTSGYCGSGPLWCGLGNCISGSCDSKPGQVSTDGSCGPRFPGNKICEGSKFGDCCSIRGYCGSTELYCAADNCHFGNCEKNAGGDNKDGKDDKKD
- a CDS encoding uncharacterized protein (EggNog:ENOG410PJRM~COG:S~TransMembrane:4 (o112-133i140-159o239-258i291-315o)~BUSCO:10924at33183), with the protein product MTSSPASPAERVRSQDSFISNAHDATRQFGREGPSMTVNHPSIPAAIETKSPATMSITQSHPTIMDRIKSLALDEIKTIRTLVQDGLRSGAYTYPFQGIFYFLTHRSIWRPFLSTLAPTLSLSIIITTSMFFFTYIPQTALLAFTSGPFAPFSAALLVLTESSTLTNFLARSFILRDSLLDTFDATLLSRGQTALVARGRELDSSGGVGDPIARLGRVVRRRFTGGGVGSVVTMWLRSLLYLPLNFVPVVGSLMYLVGQGKRVGNMAHVRYFELKGWTSEEKERWLKENRAAYTSFGAAAFVLEIVPFASLALAYTNTVGAALWASNLEKAMSTAPIKQTNKNE